The sequence ATGTAATAGCAACGCCGCTGGTTTTACAGGATGTGGAGCATCCGCCCACCTGGACTCACTCCTTTACGGATAAAACGGTTTGTAGtgaataataatcaaaataacaaAGAAGTTAGTCTCTATATGAATTATTTTATAGTATAAACCCGAGGGTAATGCCACAGATGCTCGACTTATGATAGCGGTGGGTGTGCCGGCCTTTGATCGTTCATATCGAAAAGCCAACACTACCGCCCACGCCCGGTTATTAGGCGTGGCGGGCACTGATGTGCCTGTAGAAGAGATAGACAAACTTACATTGCCTTATAAGGTATTTCAACGTTTAATGGCGTTTAATTTCTCAaacatttcttaacaaaatatttccTTTACAACAGCTCGGTGTTAATGGCTATTCCTTTGTGGTTTCCAATAATGGCTACGTACTATTGCATCCCGATCTAAGACCTATAGGGGTAAGTTTTCGAATCTCAAATacacaaaaatcattaaaattaattgcttAAACCCCTAAACAGCCCAATGGTGTCATGAATCCCAACTACAACAGCATTGATTTCACCGAAGTCGAGCAGCTATTCGAAGACAACTCACCACGTAACCCGGGAGATTCAATTTTACAATTAAGAGGCAGCATGGTTAATCATGAATCCGGTGAATTTAAAGATATTAGTGTGAAATTACACTATGATAAAATGCGTCGAGTTTCGGAGGAAAAACAGGATTATTTCTTTGCTCCTTTGCCCAATACACCGTTTTCATTGGGCATTGTCTTGCCCAGTGAGTATGGCAAGACCTGGATTAAGGTGGGCGAGGAGGTCTTAAAGAATATCCATATGAAAGTTAATATTTCGGACTTTTTTGTGGGTGAAAATTGGAAAGTACATCCCGATTGGGTGTATTGTAAATATCATTATTTGGAGGGTCATGAATTCAAGACGCCAGAGGCTGAGCTAAAACATTTCTTAAGCAAAATGGTGCTTAAGGATTGGAAATGGTCGGAACAGTATGAGGAAGATGAACTGGATAGAGATGATGATGATTGTAAGTAGGAAAACacgaatttataaaatatttcaacaaaatgtaattgaaaCATTACAAATCCTTTGATCTCTATTTAAATTAAgttgcaaattaaattttttaaagaaaatattgaaaatttctaacaaacttctcaaaaattcgaaatatttgcTAACATTCACAAGAAAATTTCATTGGAACATATGAATTAAATcagataaatgaaaataatttgaatttgtaaaaaaatttcaaaaaattaaaaattttttcaaacattctatgtaaatggaattgaaacaaaatattttcttcactttaaaagaaaacgtaattgaaaatttaatcaagAACCAGGTGTTATTatgaatttgcaacaaattcccaaaaatttaaattttattccaacATTCCTATgaaaatggaattgaaacaaaatattttgttcactttaaaggaaaatgaaattgaaaatttaatcaagAACCAGTTGTTAATatgaatttgcaacaaatttcttaaaatttttaaattttgtcagACGTTCCTATGAAAATGGAAttgacacaaaattttatttcacttaaattgtaaattaaaaaggaaatttgctattaacacaaatttgttacgaaattttacaaaaaaaaacagattttcttaaacgttcctatagaaaatggaAATGGaacataacaaaattataaaatttcattggaaATGAAATCAGAAacttgtaaataattttaatttgtaaaaaaaatctcaaaaatttaaattattttcaaacattcctatgaaaatggaattgaaacaaattattttcttcactttaaagaaaaatgaaattgaaaatttaatcaagAACCAGTTGTTAATATGAATTTGGAAGAATTttcctaaaatgtttaatattttgtcaGACGTTCCTTTgaaaatggaattgaaacaaaattttatttcacttaaattgtaaattaacaaggaaatttgctattaacaaaaatttgtaacaaaattttacaaaaaaaattgattttcttaaacgttcctatagaaaatggaAATGGaacataacaaaattataaaatttcattggaaATGAAATCAGAAacttgtaaataattttaatttataaaaaaaaaattaaaaaataaaaaattaaaattttttccaacattCCTATgaaaatggaattgaaacaaTATTTTCATCACTTTAAAAGAAtgcgaaattgaaaatttaatcaagAACCAGTTGTTAATatgaatttgcaacaaatttcttaaaatttttgaattttgtcagACGTTCCTATgaaaatggaattgaaacaaaatattttcttcacttttaaaggaaatgaaattgaaaatttaatgaagaaccaGTTGTTACTATGAATTTgcaataaatttcttaaaatttttaaattttgtcagACGTTCCTATGAAAATGGAATTGAAACCAAATATTTTCCTCACTTTAAAGGAAaacgaaattgaaaatttaatcaaaaaccAGATGTTAAtatgaatttgcaaaaaaaattttaaaatttttaaattttgtctgaCGTTCCTATgaaaatggaattgaaacaaaattttatttcacttaATTTGTGAATTAACAAGGAAATTTGctattaacacaaatttgtaacaaaattttacaaaaaaaaatagattttcttaaacgttcctatagaaaatggaaatgaaacataacaaaattataaaatttcattggaaATGAAATCAGAGACttgtaaataatttgaatttgtaaaaaaattcccaaaaattaaaattttattccaacATTCCTATgaaaatggaattgaaacaaaacattttcatcactttaaaagaaaacgaaattgaaaatttaatcaagAACCAGTTGTTAATATGAATTTGcgacaaaatttctaaaatttttaaaattttgtcagaCGTTCCTATgaaaatggaattgaaacaaaatattttcttcactTTAAaggaaaatgaaattgaaaatataatcaAAAACTAGTTGTTAATATGAATTTccaacaaatttccaaaaaatttaaaattttgctaaacgTTCCTATGAATatggaattgaaacaaaaatttttattcactaaaattgtaaattaacacggaaatttgctattaacacaaatttgtaacaaaattttacaaaaaaatagattttcttaAACGTTCCTACAGGAAATGGAAATGAAACAtaacgaatttttaaaatttcactggaaattaaatcagaaacttgtaaataatttgaatttgtaaaaaaaatcctaaaaattttaatttttttcaaacattcctatgaaaatggaattgaaacaaaatattttcttcactttaaaagaaaacgaaattgaaaatttaatcaagAACCAGTTGTTATTATgaatttgcaataaattttaaattttgtcagACATTCCTATGAAAATGGAATTGAAACCAAATATTTTCCTCACtttaaaggaaaattaaattgaaaatttaatcaagAACCAGTTGTTAATatgaatttgcaacaaatttcttaaaatttttaaattttgtcagAGGTTCCTATgaaaatggaattgaaacaaaatgttttttcacttaaattttaaattagcacagaaatttattattaacacaaatttgtaacaaaattttacaaaaaaaacagattttcttAAACGTTCCTATAGAATATGGAAATGAAacataacaaatttataaaatttcattggaaATGAAATCAGAAACttgtaaataatttgaatttgtaaaaaaattccaaaaaattttagtttttttaaaacattcctatgaaaatggaattgaaacaaaaaatgttcttcACTTTAAAGgaaaatgaaatttgaaaatttaatcaagAACCAGTGGTTAATATGAATTTGctataaatttcctaaaatttttaaaattttgtcagaCGTTTCTATGAAAATGGAAttgaaactaaatatttttttcactaaaattgtaaattaacaaggaaatttgttattaataaaaatttgtaaagaaattttacaaaaaaaaaatattttcttaaacgttcctatagaaaatggaaatgaaacataacgaatttttaaaatttcactggAAATTAAATCAGATACAtgtaaataatttgaatttgtaaaaaaaatctcaaaaatttaaattattttcaaacattcctatgaaaatggaattgaaacaaattattttcttcactttaaagaaaaatgaaacaattttcctaaaatttttaaaattttgtcagaCGTTCCTATGAAAATGGaattgaaactaattttttttcttacttaaaTTGTAAATTGACACTGATATTTGttattaacacaaattttttaacaaaattttaagaaaaaaaaaattttcttaaacgttcctattgaaaatggaaatgaaacataacgaatttttaaaatttctgtggaAATTAAATCAGAAACTTGTAACTACCATGaaactaataataaatttcttataattttaaaatttttctacacgTTCCTATgaaaatggaattgaaacaaaattttgttttcattttttaaaaaattgaacataaaaaTTGATAgcttaaacaaatatgaattcaaatatttagaaaataaaagttttttgtaaatattcctatggaaatggaattgaaacatcataaattttcaaattttttatggaaaacaaaaaaaaataataaattttgtgaaaatgtagTTAGAAAACCCGTAATTATGTAATATATTTCGTAATAAAATCtgaacaaatttgaaattttgttaaacgttCCTATGAAAATGGAAAcgaaacaaaagtttttttgaacttttattttaaataaattcaactaacattttacctattttttagtGAACTGTGGCCGCAAGTCTTTATCAGATAATGCCTACTATTGCAACAAAGAACTGGTGCATTTGCTGATCTTCGATGCCAAGGTCACCAATTCCAGTTATGGTGTGTGGAAATTTGAGAACGAGGAAGAGAAGGCTCTAATTGAAAGTTTTGGTGCCACTTTACGTTTTGTGGCCACCATGAGTGGCCTGACACGTTGGCAATTCATTTATGGCGAGGTGGAAGTTGAGAATGATCGTGAATTTGGTGATTATCATACCAAGGCGATTGATGAAACCTGGTACAGAAGTGCCATATTGGCACATCATGAAGAGCGTACCGATAGTTTTGTTTATTCCGTCAAACATCACAATGATCCCGCCGAGGATAGTGAATTGAAAGTTACCGCTTCACATGCCATATTCCCCAGAGATGGTGGTAAAGAGGCGCCAGCTTGTGTGGTGGGTTTTCAGTTTTCTCATGCCCAAATGTTGGatagatttttcaatataacCTCAACGGATAATGTAAGTTTTTATtgcaattattttcaaatttgataCAAATTAAATTGGATGTATTTTATTAGTGCAATGGCTGCATTAAAACCTGCAATAGTGATGAATTCGAATGTTATGTTATAGACAATAATGCCTATATAATATTGGCTAGAAATGTCAATCATACGggtaaattttttggtgaatatCAAGGAGATGTTATGGAGGCCATGGTACAATTGGAATACTATCAAAGTATTGAAGTCTATGATTATCAGTCCTTATGTGTGGATGAAGATGCCAAGCAAAGTGATGGCAGTATGTTAATGCATGTAAGTGTTTTATGAAAACATAATAAATAGATTTATAATTCTCTgtgttttttctaatattacagcCCTGGAAAGTTTTGACTTTTGCTTGGAAATGGCTGGTGTCTTCCTTATTTTGGCAATACTCACGCATTAAATGGTGGGTGGATGGCGCCCCCTGTAAGTATATGGTTTTAcctatattttaacatttaacattATGGAATATTTCCATTTACAGTCCTTGAATATAACgatgatattgaggatgattaTGATGCTGGTGGTTTTGGTGGCGTACAGCCCATACAACCCAAAACCCAAGAGGAAGATGAGGACGAAATGGTTTTCAATGAACCCGAACCACCTCCAGTTTATGAACCCTGCGATAAGGTCACTACTCTGTACAATCTCCAGCCAAATTCTGTGGAGGGCATTACCGAAGCCATCAAAATGCCCAATGTACGTCCGttctatataaagaaaataccgCGTACAAATTTGCTGTTGGTGGTCATTAATGTGTTGATGCCGTCGAAGGGTACGAAAAAAACCACCGAACCACAAAGACTAACCTATCCGAAAGAATTTCCGTGCTATAAACTCAATATGAGTTTCTATGAACGGAGACGTATTGAGGAGTGTTTTACGGAACATCCGGAGGTAAGTTGGAGGAAActcaattacaaaaaataaaattgtttggaaaCATTACTCTAGAAATGATAACAGTGTTATTGAAATCGAGATAAGAAGTCTTCTGTTAATACAAATATGCTAAAAGCTCGTACAATTTAACATGTTTAATTAAACGTTCCTATGGAAATGGAaatgaaacagaaaattttttggttttgttaagaaatttaaaacgaAGCTCTAATTGAATGCCaaattatagttaaaaatataactaaattcaaaaatttgtttaacgttcctataaaaatggaattgaaacaaaataaatttttacattttgaagcaaaaaatcaCCGAAACCCGTAATTAATAGGTATCATTTCCTAATAAAATTCAtgtaaattgtaaatgtttttaaaaacgttcctataaaaatggaattgaaacaaaataaatttttacattgtGAAGTAAAATAACccaaaaattcataattaacattaatacatctcaatttctaatgaaatccatgtaaattttaaatattttttcaagcgTTTCTATGGaaatggaattgaaacaaaataaatttttatattttgaagcaAAATATCAACGAAAATCGTAATTTACATTAATATGTATCATTTCCTAATAAAAttcaagtaaattttaaatgtttttaaaaacgttcctataaaaatggaattgaaacaaaataaatttttacattatgaaGCAAAATAACccaatatttcataattaacatTAATACCTCTCAATTTCTAATGGAAtccatgtaaattttaaatattttttcaagcgTTCCTATGGaaatggaattgaaacaaaataaaattttacactttgATGTAAAATATCACCGAAACTCGTAAATTACTTTAATAAGTATCAATTCCTAATAAAATTCATGtaaattttaaaggtttttaaaaatgttcctatggaaatggaattgaaacaaaataaatgtttacattATGAATCAAAATAACccaaaaattcataattaacaataatacctctcaatttctaatgaaatccaaataaattttaaatattttttcaatcgTTCCTATGGAAACggaattgaaacaaaataaatttttacattttgaagCAAACTATCAACGAAAATCGTAATTTACATTAATAAGTATCAATTCCTAATAAAATTCatgtaaatttcaaatgtttttaaaaacgttCCTATGGAAATGGtaatgaaacaaaataatttttttacattgttaagcaaaataacccaaaaattcataattaacATTAGTAGCTctcaatttatattaaaatccatgtgaattttaaatattttttcaagcgTTCCTATGGAAACggaattgaaacaaaataattttttacgttatgaaacaaaataacccaaaaattcataataaacaTTAATAACTCTCAATTtcttagtgtttataaaccggttaaccggttaaccgaaaaaccggtttttcttcgaaatctcggttttttgcgaaccggttaatttgaaatgttgattttcggttaaccggtttatccggtttttatcactcggttaaccggtttttaaaatttaggtctaaacttaagaaatctcatggttttgtgcattttttatattcattgtacacacattattggtctgatttgaaacctaaactaatgacttacaatacaaacctatttagagccattattacaacttgccgttatagttaaaggtaactttaagcaatacaAAAAGGTACGcttaacggcaagttgtaataatgacccttagattgatatttttaagaatttcaatgattctaaatagtagagtaCGAtgggtttacttaaaaactttttcagaataaattgcacataatgaaattattaaaaattaaattccgcataattctagtaGTTAATCTAAAtcttcgttagcttagtgtacaaagttcttttcagaaatattactggagagacaaaaaacgttctaaaatccatgatttggaatatttatgagatctgataatggagttttattacttacatatttggtatgatttataatgacaaataaacagtaagaagaagtgcgtttgcatattataggtccttttttgggacttgtaacattttctgtttcatatcagaaagtcgaggtgataataaatttcaaaattttcaaatatttaattaaaaaattgatttatattttttggttgaaatttaatgaaaaaaataaataattatattagtattatatagttagtaacaaatttatattcaattccatttcactgagataataattttgaaatttttacaaaacaaaatggacttagcacttttgtatattcatagttatttatattaaccattcctgacaactaaaactacaaattttaaagctgtgtatactttataggacattttatgtttttatacatatatgacggttaaccggttaaaccggttttttcaatgtcggttaaccgaaaaaccggttttttaaaaaaggccaattttcggttaaccgacaaaccggttttttaaaaagtcggttttttataaacactacaatttctaattaaagccatgtaaatttaatacaaaattttaagcgTTCCTATgaaaatggaattgaaacaaaataaattattacattTTGAAGCAAACTATTAACGAAACTCGTAATTTACATTACTAAGTatcaattcataataaaattcatggaaatttaattttttttaaaaacgttccTATGGaaatggaattgaaacaaaataaatgtttacattATGAAGCAAAATAACccaaaaattcataattaacaaaaatacctctcaatttctaatgaaatccaaataaattttaaatattttttcaatcgTTCCTATGGAAACggaattgaaacaaaataaatttttacattttgaagCAAACTATCAACGAAAATCGTAATTTACATTACTAAGTATCAATTCCTAATAAAATTCatgtaaatttcaaatgtttttaaaaacgttCCTATGGAAATGGtaatgaaacaaaataatttttttacattgttaagcaaaataacccaaaaattcataattaacCTAAATACCTctcaatttatattaaaatccatgtgaattttaaatattttttcaagcgTTCCTATGGACatggaattgaaacaaaataaatttttacatattgaTGGAAATATCACCGCAACtcgtaatttatattaatagtTATCAATTCCTAATAAAAttcaagtaaattttaaatgtttttaaaaacgttcctataaaaatggaattgaaacaaaataaatttttacattatgaaGCAAACTAAcccaaaaattcataatttacaataatacctctcaatttctaatgaaatccatgcaaattttaaatattttttcaagagtTCCTATGGaaatggaattgaaacaaaatcaatttttacatTATGAAACAAAATATCACCGAAACTCGTAATTTACTTTAATAAGTATCAATTCCTAATAAAAttcatgtaaattttaaatgtttttaaaaacgttcctataaaaatggaattgaaacaaaataaaattttacattttgatgtAAAATATCAACGAAACTCGTAATTTACATTAATAGGTatcaattcataataaaattcatataatttcaatgtttttaaaaacgttCCTATGGAAATGGtaatgaaacaaaataattttttacattgttaagcaaaataacccaaaaattcataattaacATTAGTAGCTctcaattaatattaaaatccatgtgaatttttaatatttttttaaacgttaCTATGGAAACGGAattgaaacataaaatttttctatatttttcataaaaaaaacctCAACAGATCACTTCCagctaaaatttataataaatttcatttataatttaaattttttcaaatacattcCTATAGAAATGgaacagtaaaatttttattttttttgtagaaaataaaaacagcccctttttaaaattttattttagtgctcctataaaaattaaattgatttttttgaccaaaatgttttatttttcatttgtttttctttattttcaggaGGAATTATTTTCTTACTGTGGTGATGCTTCATC comes from Calliphora vicina chromosome 2, idCalVici1.1, whole genome shotgun sequence and encodes:
- the Ca-Ma2d gene encoding voltage-dependent calcium channel subunit alpha-2/delta-3 — translated: MFCSSCDKLMTHISVVLTAFLLFYLICLPPNLTQVKATPEDEAVGKWAAQFGDELWELAQRMTKSQEIKAKYKEYNARVELKNGTELIKSITANVGKMLARKMDAVKCIQSKAEDVFENFEYNTTYAETEFQYYSSKFSTFEGKSAEELMEHLQNNSYMYLNMTLNPDTHFYNISVNTEYSSVHVPSNVYDKHPRVLKAIMWTEELDEVFKQNYQSDPALSWQYFGSDTGILRHFPASQWEEHEPDGNADTYDCRKRSWYIETATCSKDIVILLDNSGSMTGFRFHVAKFTIRSILDTFSNNDFFTIFNYSSETHDIIKCFKDALVQATPENINVFNDAISKMKPHGYANLSIAYTKAFELLKKYYIERRCNETSTCNQAIMVITDGVAGNNTEIFEKYNWGDGENGTMSMKVRIFTYLLGKEVTKVREIQWMACLNRGYYSHVQTLDEVQEEALKYVDVIATPLVLQDVEHPPTWTHSFTDKTYKPEGNATDARLMIAVGVPAFDRSYRKANTTAHARLLGVAGTDVPVEEIDKLTLPYKLGVNGYSFVVSNNGYVLLHPDLRPIGPNGVMNPNYNSIDFTEVEQLFEDNSPRNPGDSILQLRGSMVNHESGEFKDISVKLHYDKMRRVSEEKQDYFFAPLPNTPFSLGIVLPSEYGKTWIKVGEEVLKNIHMKVNISDFFVGENWKVHPDWVYCKYHYLEGHEFKTPEAELKHFLSKMVLKDWKWSEQYEEDELDRDDDDLNCGRKSLSDNAYYCNKELVHLLIFDAKVTNSSYGVWKFENEEEKALIESFGATLRFVATMSGLTRWQFIYGEVEVENDREFGDYHTKAIDETWYRSAILAHHEERTDSFVYSVKHHNDPAEDSELKVTASHAIFPRDGGKEAPACVVGFQFSHAQMLDRFFNITSTDNCNGCIKTCNSDEFECYVIDNNAYIILARNVNHTGKFFGEYQGDVMEAMVQLEYYQSIEVYDYQSLCVDEDAKQSDGSMLMHPWKVLTFAWKWLVSSLFWQYSRIKWWVDGAPFLEYNDDIEDDYDAGGFGGVQPIQPKTQEEDEDEMVFNEPEPPPVYEPCDKVTTLYNLQPNSVEGITEAIKMPNVRPFYIKKIPRTNLLLVVINVLMPSKGTKKTTEPQRLTYPKEFPCYKLNMSFYERRRIEECFTEHPEEELFSYCGDASSLTSNMIILSLTLSLVLITRYLRRNYV